The region tgttacaaaaaataaaattattattaaataaaaaataaaatagtaagagctctttgtttttatatattcgttattataaatataatgataataaaaataaggatTAGAAATATCTTTAGTAATTATTGTAATCATTTCCAAAACGCGAAAAAATTGGCACAATCGGGGCTTCGACGGATTCTAATATTTCGACTTCCGGTTTTTGGCAAGCTAAGGCCCCACATCTGTTTTTGCAGCATTTCAGGTTTCCTTTGCAATCATTATCGCTATTGCAAGTGGACGAACATACCCATCTTCCTGTCGGTATCGATGGACAAGATCCTGGTTTTTCTAatacaaagaataatttaattttttattatataattataatgtctaacgatattatcataattataatttttattatatagttagtTTAAGAGCCTCACATAGATGccttattattcataaatttataataataaaagtataaatcaattatgaaGCTTATAAACTtgttttctctcctttttttcttttgaaaattttttatttattagttacaataaaaagatataaaatattaaataaatataaaactatatatattagatttacaatatttttaggtATATTGCTATTAAAATCACACTGAAAATTGTCACTAAAAATACagttatgatatttttatatctactataatgtttatttatattgaattttattgtaatttttacataattgttttaaaatattatgtattcatGTCACTGTTTCAGatcaactaataataaatctaaatcgtactgagaaaattatttacctgATTGGATAGGTCGCGTCATCGTGACAGGCATGGAGCAAATGGAACCACCACACCGGGTCGGACAGCACTTGCCAATACCAGCGCAATGTGCGTCAACGTAGCAGGAACGTCCGCAGAATTGTACAGGTAAGGCAGGTGGACATGAACCTGCTTTCGCTACATATCTGGTTTGCGTTTTTGCGATAGATATTATCGCCATAAAGACTAGAGACAAGACTATCAACTTCATTCTTTTGTTGTTTTTGAACACTGTGGCAGTTTCTGGACTTTGTAATCTTGCTTATCGCAGAAAAGCtaaatgcgataaatatttcaaatcaatatatcaatttaaagcaataaataaattaaaaaattcaattttaagataaaatttgagaatagaactaatgataaaaatgtttgctaTAAATATCAAGTAGCAAAtggatatcataaattatttttaactaaaattttgtgagaattatatacaaagaaacattaaatattaaattaataattatgttatacaaTTCTGATAgctaaattatgataaaaagaaaaatatatttattatacataaaaatattattttgaaaaacatatctttaaaatgtttattttgtcttacaacaataattgcattaagtagataataaaataaatgatgtgtttatatctatttttttcaagataaaataattattttaaataaatttttttttaatttaaataaattttttagagaatgacatttttacttaaatttttttatcaactattttttttaattaaaaaatatagactcTCATTAACagaatcttaaataattccttttttttctatgaacttaaaaaattaagcaaatttaaaagaatgatGAACGATTCACtgatattagattttatatctaatgcTAAATGTAACACTAAGAAATTTCTTATGCTCTATCTTGacttatcgatttttttactcATCTTGACCTCGACTTTGCCATTCACTATTTTATAATGCGTAACACACTATTTATATGAGAATTACGTCGATGGAAAAACTACACTCTTCACTTtacgtttaaaatatacttgctGTAATTTGTTTATGTCATACTTTTTTACTCCGCGAGTGTAGCCGGAAATAAAGGTGATCAAAGTCTTGTCGTTTTTACCACTTAACAGAATGGTACCTCCAATATATATGCCTA is a window of Cataglyphis hispanica isolate Lineage 1 chromosome 4, ULB_Chis1_1.0, whole genome shotgun sequence DNA encoding:
- the LOC126849005 gene encoding LOW QUALITY PROTEIN: WAP four-disulfide core domain protein 2-like (The sequence of the model RefSeq protein was modified relative to this genomic sequence to represent the inferred CDS: deleted 1 base in 1 codon) — its product is MVGIYIGGTILLSGKNDKTLITFISGYTRGVKNFSAISKITKSRNCHSVQNNKRMKLIVLSLVFMAIISIAKTQTRYVAKAGSCPPALPVQFCGRSCYVDAHCAGIGKCCPTRCGGSICSMPVTMTRPIQSEKPGSCPSIPTGRWVCSSTCNSDNDCKGNLKCCKNRCGALACQKPEVEILESVEAPIVPIFSRFGNDYNNY